The Theileria annulata chromosome 3, complete sequence, *** SEQUENCING IN PROGRESS *** genome has a segment encoding these proteins:
- a CDS encoding RNA-binding protein, putative (Shows strong hit to SMART & Pfam rrm domain), with product MFNGTEVPIKSIEGWVILVTGIHEEAQEEDVREAFENYGTVTNLHLNLDRRTGYVKGYALLEFKNRNEAESAITNLNGSHLLGKQISVSWVFRETPQV from the exons ATGTTTAACGGTACAGAAGTTCCAATAAAAT CTATTGAAGGTTGGGTCATATTGGTTACTGGAATCCACGAAGAAGCCCAGGAGGAGGACGTAAGGGAAGCTTTCGAAAACTACGGAACAGTGACTAATCTACATTTGAACCTAGATCGAAGAACTGGATACGTTAAAGGTTACGCTTTGTTGGAATTTAAGAATAGAAATGAAGCTGAAAGTGCTATAACTA atttaaaCGGATCACATCTCCTAGGGAAGCAAATTTCAGTATCCTGGGTGTTTAGAGAAACTCCTCAAGTCTAA